Below is a genomic region from Bacillota bacterium.
CCGGCTGCGGCTGCGGCCAGGTGCTGAATTACTTTCTCCGCGCCGTGGACGAACTAGGCCTTGATCTTAGTAGCATGGTTACCATCGGTGGTGTGGGCTGTACGGCTCGTATTCCCATCTACCTTAACACCGATGTCCTGCACGGGGTCCATGGGCGCACGCTGGCTTGGGCCACTGGAATCAAGCTTCA
It encodes:
- a CDS encoding 2-oxoacid:ferredoxin oxidoreductase subunit beta; translated protein: MSQANNEQRRHIRLGGLPHFFCSGCGCGQVLNYFLRAVDELGLDLSSMVTIGGVGCTARIPIYLNTDVLHGVHGRTLAWATGIKL